A single Pseudoxanthomonas sp. DNA region contains:
- the pyrF gene encoding orotidine-5'-phosphate decarboxylase — protein sequence MTARGPVALGTRERLIFALDAPSGADALAWVDRLGDAVQFYKIGMELLASGDYFTVLDELARRDKRVFVDLKFFDIPATVAGVIGGLSRWPVTYATIHGWHAGMMEAAAEARGGELRLLAVTVLTSMDSGDLRAMGIDSGEPADIVVQRALAAQAAGIDGVICSGQEAGMIRAATGPGFSIVCPGIRPGGPVGDDQKRTVGVAEAFALGADAIVVGRPISQAEDPRAAAEAIQREIAGVVN from the coding sequence GTGACTGCACGCGGCCCCGTCGCGCTCGGCACGCGCGAGCGCCTGATCTTCGCGCTGGACGCGCCGTCCGGTGCCGACGCGCTGGCCTGGGTCGACCGGCTGGGCGATGCGGTGCAGTTCTACAAGATCGGCATGGAGCTGCTGGCCAGCGGCGACTATTTCACCGTGCTGGACGAGCTGGCCCGCCGCGACAAGCGGGTGTTCGTCGACCTGAAGTTCTTCGACATCCCCGCCACCGTGGCCGGGGTGATCGGTGGCCTGTCGCGCTGGCCGGTGACCTACGCCACCATCCACGGCTGGCATGCCGGGATGATGGAAGCCGCCGCCGAGGCACGCGGAGGCGAGCTGCGGCTGCTGGCGGTGACCGTGCTGACGTCGATGGACAGCGGCGATCTACGCGCCATGGGCATCGACAGCGGCGAACCGGCCGACATCGTCGTGCAGCGCGCGCTGGCGGCGCAGGCCGCCGGCATCGACGGGGTGATCTGCTCGGGCCAGGAGGCCGGCATGATCCGCGCCGCCACCGGACCCGGCTTCTCCATCGTCTGTCCCGGCATCCGCCCGGGTGGCCCGGTCGGTGACGACCAGAAGCGCACGGTGGGCGTGGCCGAGGCATTCGCACTGGGCGCCGACGCCATCGTGGTGGGCCGGCCGATCAGCCAAGCCGAGGATCCACGGGCCGCCGCCGAAGCGATACAGCGGGAAATCGCTGGTGTCGTCAATTAA
- a CDS encoding 5'-nucleotidase, lipoprotein e(P4) family codes for MRVSLLAAGLAASLLTLAACKRTEPAAAPADAAAPAAAATTTKPTGTHDNLNAVAWVQTSVEYRAITTQTFRAAADHLDAALKEKHWDALVPSERGNAAAGLKPAVVMDVDETVLDNSPYQARLIRDGKEYDEISWDQWVAEKKAKPLPGVVDFARAAAEKGVTILYISNRAVHLKDATLANLREAGLPVADDSVFLGLGTVLEGCEQNGSEKNCRRRLAGQQYRVLMQFGDQIGDFVQVEANTRDGRQALFDEYDDWFGERWWMLPNPTYGSWEPALFNNAWDQPPAARTQAKRDALDYAP; via the coding sequence ATGCGCGTTTCCCTGCTCGCCGCCGGCCTGGCGGCTTCACTGCTGACCCTGGCCGCCTGCAAGCGCACCGAACCCGCAGCGGCGCCGGCCGATGCCGCCGCGCCTGCCGCCGCCGCGACCACGACGAAGCCCACCGGCACGCACGACAACCTCAATGCCGTGGCGTGGGTGCAGACCTCGGTCGAGTACCGCGCGATCACCACCCAGACCTTCCGCGCCGCCGCCGATCACCTGGATGCCGCGCTGAAGGAAAAGCACTGGGACGCCCTGGTGCCCAGCGAACGCGGCAACGCTGCGGCCGGCCTGAAGCCGGCCGTGGTGATGGACGTGGACGAGACCGTGCTGGACAACTCGCCGTACCAGGCGCGCCTGATCCGCGACGGCAAGGAATACGACGAGATCAGCTGGGACCAGTGGGTGGCCGAGAAGAAGGCCAAGCCGCTGCCGGGCGTGGTGGATTTCGCCAGGGCCGCCGCCGAGAAGGGCGTGACCATCCTCTACATCTCCAACCGCGCCGTGCACCTGAAGGACGCGACGCTGGCCAACCTGCGCGAGGCCGGCCTGCCGGTCGCCGACGACAGCGTGTTCCTCGGCCTGGGCACGGTGCTGGAAGGCTGCGAGCAGAACGGCAGCGAGAAGAACTGCCGCCGCCGCCTGGCCGGCCAGCAGTACCGCGTGCTGATGCAGTTCGGCGACCAGATCGGCGATTTCGTGCAGGTGGAAGCCAACACGCGCGACGGTCGCCAGGCGCTGTTCGACGAATACGACGACTGGTTCGGCGAGCGCTGGTGGATGCTGCCCAACCCGACCTACGGCTCGTGGGAGCCGGCGCTGTTCAACAACGCCTGGGACCAGCCGCCCGCCGCCCGCACGCAGGCCAAGCGCGACGCGCTGGACTACGCACCGTGA
- a CDS encoding YceH family protein has translation MEDTAPVLTAAEARLLGCLIEKEATTPETYPLTVNAAQSAANQKTAREPVMALDPGAVNHALRQLEQKGLAKQVFSSRAERYEHRTAAFFGIPQQQAVLLGLLLLRGAQTVHELLARSERLFKFNDADDVRHHLDRLIQRQPGLVVQIPRGPGQREDRYVHLLSAPVDVAAIAARLPSAPAGEPANAELEARVAALEGEVAALREQVARLLDTHGD, from the coding sequence ATGGAAGACACCGCGCCCGTCCTGACCGCCGCCGAGGCCCGCCTGCTGGGTTGCCTGATCGAGAAAGAGGCCACCACGCCGGAAACCTATCCGCTGACGGTGAACGCCGCGCAGTCCGCGGCCAACCAGAAGACCGCGCGCGAGCCGGTGATGGCGCTGGATCCGGGCGCGGTGAACCACGCGCTGCGCCAGCTGGAGCAGAAGGGCCTGGCCAAGCAGGTGTTCTCCTCGCGCGCCGAGCGCTACGAGCACCGCACCGCGGCGTTCTTCGGCATTCCGCAACAGCAGGCCGTACTGCTCGGCCTGCTGCTGCTGCGCGGTGCGCAGACGGTGCACGAACTGCTCGCGCGCAGCGAGCGGCTGTTCAAGTTCAACGACGCCGACGACGTGCGTCATCACCTCGACCGGCTGATCCAGCGCCAACCCGGGCTCGTCGTGCAGATCCCGCGTGGCCCCGGCCAGCGCGAGGACCGCTACGTGCACCTGTTGAGCGCGCCGGTGGATGTGGCCGCGATCGCCGCGCGTCTGCCGTCCGCACCGGCAGGCGAGCCTGCGAATGCGGAACTCGAAGCGCGCGTCGCGGCGCTGGAGGGCGAGGTGGCGGCGTTGCGTGAACAGGTTGCCCGTCTGCTGGACACGCACGGAGACTGA
- a CDS encoding phospholipase effector Tle1 domain-containing protein — protein MQSSHEAQDRDGRIEVERIGEVRGERYRQAEADLSKLRIPLFLREGNPHERLYIAGLDGTGNSLFDDDPAQWSTVAKIYKQIEETRPPRVAAGYVEGTFTQNGLLRIPEKLLDGRFGHTFDERVETAYFQLCVRAKEWLREDPDAQIRIAGVGFSRGGEQVAALERMIHERGIRDPEGADYRLNGENLITHIEYADRPLLVQPGLTPQVALLIDPVQTGVEEHDRRLPPSTLTTFQLTAENERRDLFKVTLHVAPGFSEDDRSLNLIRPGVHGNMADTYSRNGLGTENFNLSVEFLNRLSDTPYLEKRPLPTDPDQYVIHRSDQHMGGLYGTRGYDRDGVRDHVEALAPERLCRQAVVDDCNRKEPIDEALDARFERRTAPNPLPAQATPQDAGQPWPGLNDLVAKASRAGASDPASVMPAVMEEYLRGPWARQFQATVGKELAARDPAPLAPVGATRDEPPALAR, from the coding sequence ATGCAATCGAGTCACGAGGCGCAGGATCGGGACGGCAGGATAGAGGTGGAGCGGATCGGAGAGGTCCGCGGCGAACGCTACCGCCAGGCCGAGGCCGATCTGTCGAAACTTCGGATCCCCCTCTTTCTTCGTGAAGGAAATCCGCACGAACGTTTGTACATCGCAGGTCTGGATGGGACCGGGAACAGCCTGTTCGATGATGATCCTGCGCAATGGAGCACGGTCGCGAAGATCTACAAGCAGATTGAAGAAACCAGGCCGCCGAGAGTCGCGGCAGGTTATGTGGAAGGCACCTTCACGCAGAATGGATTGCTCAGGATCCCGGAGAAGCTGCTCGACGGGCGTTTCGGACACACCTTCGACGAGCGAGTCGAGACGGCTTACTTCCAGCTCTGCGTGCGGGCCAAGGAATGGCTGAGAGAGGACCCCGATGCGCAGATCCGCATCGCCGGCGTGGGGTTCAGTCGTGGCGGGGAGCAGGTGGCTGCGCTCGAGCGCATGATCCATGAGCGAGGCATACGCGATCCGGAAGGCGCGGACTATCGTTTGAATGGAGAGAACCTTATCACCCACATCGAGTATGCGGATCGGCCCCTGCTCGTGCAGCCGGGCCTGACGCCGCAGGTGGCGCTGCTGATCGATCCCGTTCAAACGGGGGTCGAGGAGCACGACCGCCGCTTACCCCCCTCGACGCTGACGACGTTCCAGCTGACGGCTGAGAACGAGAGGCGTGATCTCTTCAAGGTGACGCTGCACGTGGCACCAGGATTCAGCGAAGACGACCGCAGCCTGAACCTCATTCGCCCTGGAGTTCACGGCAACATGGCGGACACCTATTCCAGGAACGGATTGGGCACAGAAAACTTCAACCTGAGCGTCGAGTTCCTCAACCGCCTCAGCGACACGCCGTATCTCGAGAAGCGTCCGCTTCCAACCGATCCCGACCAGTACGTGATCCATCGGTCCGACCAGCACATGGGCGGCCTGTACGGGACGCGCGGCTACGACCGTGACGGCGTTCGCGACCATGTGGAAGCGCTGGCACCGGAGCGGCTTTGCCGGCAGGCGGTGGTCGACGACTGCAACCGCAAGGAGCCGATCGACGAGGCACTGGATGCCCGGTTCGAGCGCCGCACGGCGCCGAACCCGCTCCCCGCTCAGGCGACGCCGCAGGACGCTGGCCAGCCCTGGCCAGGATTGAACGACCTGGTGGCGAAGGCGTCGCGCGCGGGCGCGTCCGATCCGGCCAGCGTGATGCCTGCGGTCATGGAGGAGTACCTGCGTGGACCCTGGGCCAGACAGTTCCAGGCCACAGTAGGGAAGGAACTCGCAGCGCGCGATCCGGCGCCGCTCGCGCCCGTCGGGGCGACGCGGGACGAACCGCCTGCGCTGGCGCGCTGA
- a CDS encoding VOC family protein produces MTDARLSHIHQIAITVSDVDAALAFYRDALGLPFLFQPAPTLAFLQAGDVRLMLTTPQGAGAVGANSVLYFRVDDIVATQVALVARGATEERGPQLAVRMPDHELWIGFLRDPDGNLVGLMEERR; encoded by the coding sequence GTGACGGACGCTCGCCTCTCGCACATCCACCAGATCGCGATCACCGTCAGCGACGTCGACGCCGCGCTGGCGTTCTACCGCGATGCGCTGGGCCTGCCCTTCCTGTTCCAGCCCGCGCCGACGCTCGCGTTCCTGCAGGCGGGCGACGTGCGCCTGATGCTGACCACGCCGCAGGGCGCCGGGGCGGTCGGTGCCAATTCAGTGCTGTACTTCCGCGTCGACGACATCGTCGCCACGCAGGTCGCACTGGTGGCACGAGGCGCAACGGAAGAGCGTGGGCCGCAGCTCGCGGTGCGCATGCCCGATCATGAACTCTGGATCGGCTTCCTGCGCGACCCGGATGGCAATCTGGTGGGATTGATGGAGGAGAGGCGCTGA
- a CDS encoding UvrD-helicase domain-containing protein has product MHGLNPPQRAAVLHSRGPLLVLAGAGSGKTRVIVEKIAHLIAGNHFPARRIAAITFTNKSAKEMRERVSKRIKGDAAEGLTICTFHALGLKFLQIEHAAVGLKRGFSIFDADDAHAQVKDLMYGAKPDEVEAAKNLISRAKNAGLSPEEALAEARTNREKDAALLYQRYQDRLTTFNAVDFDDLIRLPVQILENDPEITAAWRERIGYLLVDECQDTNDAQYRLLKAIAGERGDFTCVGDDDQSIYAWRGANPDNLLQMAKDYPALQIIKLEQNYRCSNRVLRAANALIANNPHEHPKALWSDQADGERIRVWECRDNEHEAEKVAAEISFVHASKSAAWSDFCILFRGNHQSRALEKALQLLRIPYHLTGGTAFLERQEVKDALSWLRLLVNPDDDAAFLRAVQSPKREVGATSLAKLAEMAQHAHLPLSRAAESMGALKALPPRAANGLSAFVDIVRDLRRHAEELPPADLVRRLSERSGLLADLRAQCKDEASFQRRRANLDELADWFEGGPRGSSAGDLAAQLALLSRNDKDDGGNQVRLMSLHAAKGLEFRYVFIVGCEDGTLPHETSVEEGNLQEERRLMYVGITRAKEQLWLSHSRETRRFGERLRLQPSRFIDELPADELQRDGADPVADAERKKERASAGLAAIQAMFD; this is encoded by the coding sequence ATGCACGGTCTCAACCCCCCCCAACGCGCCGCCGTCCTGCACAGCAGGGGTCCCCTGCTGGTGCTCGCAGGCGCCGGCAGCGGCAAGACGCGGGTGATCGTGGAGAAGATCGCGCACCTGATCGCGGGCAACCACTTCCCGGCGCGGCGGATCGCGGCGATCACCTTCACCAACAAGTCCGCCAAGGAAATGCGCGAGCGCGTGTCCAAGCGGATCAAGGGCGATGCGGCGGAAGGCCTGACCATCTGCACCTTCCATGCGCTGGGACTGAAGTTCCTGCAGATCGAACATGCCGCCGTGGGCCTGAAGCGCGGCTTCTCCATCTTCGATGCCGACGATGCCCACGCGCAGGTCAAGGACCTGATGTACGGCGCCAAGCCCGACGAGGTGGAGGCGGCGAAGAACCTGATCTCGCGCGCGAAGAACGCCGGCCTGTCACCCGAGGAGGCGCTGGCGGAGGCACGCACCAACCGCGAGAAGGACGCGGCGCTGCTGTACCAGCGCTACCAGGACCGGCTGACCACGTTCAATGCGGTCGACTTCGACGACCTGATCCGCCTGCCGGTGCAGATCCTGGAGAACGACCCGGAGATCACCGCCGCATGGCGCGAGCGCATCGGCTACCTGCTGGTCGACGAATGCCAGGACACCAACGATGCGCAGTACCGCCTGCTGAAGGCCATCGCCGGCGAGCGGGGCGACTTCACCTGCGTGGGCGACGACGACCAGAGCATCTACGCCTGGCGCGGCGCCAATCCCGACAACCTGCTGCAGATGGCGAAGGATTATCCGGCGCTGCAGATCATCAAGCTGGAACAGAACTACCGCTGCAGCAACCGCGTGCTGCGCGCCGCCAATGCGCTGATCGCCAACAATCCGCACGAGCACCCGAAGGCGCTGTGGAGCGACCAGGCCGACGGCGAGCGCATCCGCGTGTGGGAATGCCGCGACAACGAACACGAAGCGGAAAAGGTGGCCGCCGAGATCTCGTTCGTGCACGCGTCCAAGAGCGCGGCCTGGAGCGACTTCTGCATCCTGTTCCGCGGCAACCACCAGTCGCGCGCGCTGGAAAAGGCGCTGCAGCTGCTGCGCATTCCCTACCACCTGACCGGCGGCACCGCCTTCCTGGAACGCCAGGAAGTGAAGGACGCGCTATCGTGGCTGCGCCTGCTGGTGAATCCGGACGACGATGCCGCCTTCCTGCGCGCGGTGCAGTCGCCCAAGCGCGAAGTCGGCGCGACATCGCTCGCGAAACTCGCCGAGATGGCGCAGCACGCGCACCTGCCGCTGTCGCGCGCCGCCGAATCGATGGGCGCTTTGAAGGCCTTGCCGCCGCGCGCGGCCAACGGCCTCAGCGCCTTCGTCGACATCGTGCGCGACCTGCGCCGGCACGCGGAGGAACTGCCGCCGGCCGACCTGGTGCGGCGCCTGAGCGAGCGGTCCGGCCTGCTCGCCGACCTGCGCGCGCAGTGCAAGGACGAGGCCTCCTTCCAGCGCCGCCGCGCCAACCTGGACGAACTGGCCGACTGGTTCGAGGGCGGACCGCGTGGCAGTTCGGCCGGCGACCTCGCCGCGCAGCTCGCGCTGCTGTCGCGTAACGACAAGGACGACGGCGGCAACCAGGTGCGTCTGATGAGCCTGCATGCGGCCAAGGGGCTGGAATTCCGCTACGTCTTCATCGTCGGTTGCGAGGACGGCACGCTGCCGCACGAGACCAGCGTGGAGGAAGGCAACCTGCAGGAAGAGCGGCGCCTGATGTACGTGGGCATCACCCGCGCCAAGGAGCAGCTGTGGCTCAGCCACAGCCGCGAGACGCGCCGCTTCGGCGAGCGCCTGCGCCTGCAGCCCAGCCGGTTCATCGACGAACTGCCCGCCGACGAACTGCAGCGCGACGGCGCCGACCCGGTGGCCGACGCCGAACGCAAGAAGGAACGCGCCAGCGCCGGCCTGGCCGCGATCCAGGCGATGTTCGACTGA
- a CDS encoding thymidine kinase, with amino-acid sequence MAKLYFYYSAMNAGKTTTLLQSAHNYRERGMRVAILTPRLDDRAGTGVVASRIGLRAEAVAFDRADDLERWIREDIDAHGKLDCVLVDEAQFLTRAQVWQLSEVVDALRIPVLCYGLRTDFRGELFEGSQYLLAWADEMSEIKTICHTGKKATMTVRVNEQGLAVQDGPQVEIGGNERYVSVSRAEFKKIARGEGRIDPVQPGLPLA; translated from the coding sequence ATGGCCAAGCTCTACTTCTACTACTCGGCGATGAATGCCGGGAAGACCACCACGCTGCTGCAGTCGGCGCACAACTACCGCGAGCGCGGGATGCGGGTGGCGATCCTGACGCCGCGGCTGGATGACCGTGCCGGCACCGGTGTGGTGGCCTCGCGCATCGGGCTGCGCGCGGAGGCGGTGGCGTTCGACCGGGCCGACGACCTGGAGCGCTGGATCCGCGAGGACATCGACGCGCACGGCAAGCTGGATTGCGTGCTGGTGGACGAGGCGCAGTTCCTGACCCGGGCGCAGGTCTGGCAGCTCAGCGAGGTGGTGGATGCCTTGCGCATCCCGGTGCTCTGCTATGGCCTGCGCACCGACTTCCGCGGTGAACTCTTCGAGGGCAGCCAGTACCTGCTGGCCTGGGCCGACGAGATGAGCGAGATCAAGACCATCTGCCACACCGGCAAGAAGGCCACCATGACCGTGCGCGTCAACGAGCAGGGCCTGGCCGTGCAGGACGGGCCGCAGGTGGAGATCGGCGGCAACGAGCGTTACGTGTCGGTCAGCCGTGCCGAGTTCAAGAAGATCGCGCGCGGCGAGGGCCGCATCGATCCGGTGCAGCCGGGCCTGCCGCTGGCGTGA